The genomic DNA AACCAGAACCAACTGTAGAACCAACCCCGACAGTCAGCACCTCTCCTGCTCCAGCAATGGCACCAGTTCCTGAAAAACAAACGAATCCATTTGCGAATCAGGGGTTCCCTCGAGCAGAACCGGAAGAAACGACCGGCAACGTTCGGATGAATGCTGAACCTGCTCCACTGGAGTTGAACGATCAACCTGCCGCCCCCAAAGACGACGTTTTAATTGGTGGGGCACGGGTCGATAACGATCTTTCCGTCAGCATGCTGCAACCGAAAATTGAACTGCACAAGAATGCGCCCGACAATGCCGTGCTGGGTCAACCATTGATTTACACGATCGAAATTGAAAATGCTGGGGAAGTCAGTGTTCGGGATGTTATCGTCGAAGACAAATTCCCGGCTGGCACAAAGCTGACAGGGACGATTCCCCGAGCAGAACTGGTCGAGAAAACTTTGCACTGGAAGTTTGATGAACTCAAACCGGGTGAACGGAAGAAAATTCTTGTCCGAGTTGTGCCGATCGAGTCAGGAAAAATTGGATCGGTATCAACGGTCAGCTACAAATCGACTGTTTCTTCGCAGACAATGGTGACTGCGCCTCGACTCGAAATTCAACTCAAGTGCACCGAAGAAGTCGCATTGAATGAAGCTGTCCAGGTTCAGTTTCTCGTCACCAACTCCGGCGAAGGTGATGCACAGAACGTCATCTTGAGAAACCTGATTCCCGATGGCCTCGAACACCCCGCTGGCACCGATCTCGAATATGAAATCGGTCAGCTCAAAGGTGGCGAGCAGAAGGAAATCAATCTCACGATGGTCGCCCGCAAGGTGGGTGGACTCGAAAATGTGGCTAGCGTGAAAGCCGATGGCGATGTTTCTGCTCAGGGCAAAGTCAAAGTGAATGTGATTGAATCCGTGATGAGTGTCGCTCACAGTGGGCCTACTCGACGATTCGTCGGTCATGTCGCCGAGTACAAAACGGCTGTGCAGAATAATTCGAGCCGAGTGTTGGAAAATGTTCGACTCGTCGCGCAAATTCCTCCCGGATTTGAATTCCAGTCAGCCACTGAAAAAGGGATGTATAACGATCAATTGCGATCGATCACCTGGGTGATTCCTCAACTGGAGCCCAAACAGAAGCTGGAAGTTTCATCGAAACTGGAGCCAAGCAAAGTCGGGGCTCAAAATCTGATTGTCACTGCTGAAGATTCTTCCGGTCATCAGGCGGAAATCAGTACGATGGTTAAAATCGAAGGTTTTCCCTCACTGGCGGTTCGTATTCCCGATGTCCGTGGTCCGGTCTCTCAGGGAGAGCGGGTTTCAATGCGGTTTAAAGTCGTCAATCGGGGATCAGCAGACGCCACTCAGGTGGCCGTCACCTGTAAGATCCCAGCACAATTACAGTACATCTCTGCTAATGGTCCGGTAACGGGTGTGCAAAACGGAGCCAGTATTACCTTCAAGCCGATGGCGAAACTAGTGCCGAATGAAGAAGCGACGTTTGATCTGGTCTTCAGTGCCGCACAAGCCGGGGATGGACGCGTCGAATTCGATGTGCTGGCCGATCAGATTACGACTCCCTTGAAACATCAGGAACAGGTGATAGTCTACGGCGAATAAATTTCAGATGCAGGGTGTTGTTAACTAGAGATTGAGCCAATAATTATTCGAAATTGTGCTTACGATCTTGAACAATGTCGTCCGTGCCCTGAAACCTGATTCCCATCGTCTATAACTGTTTTGCTGAACTGATACTTCCCATGACTGAGCCGTCACGCGACCTGCTGGAAACTTTTGAAAATCCAAATCCGGATCGCGATTATGTGATCGAAACGATTTGTCCGGAGTTCACATCGGTCTGTCCGAAAACCGGTCAGCCAGATTATGGCACTCTGACAATTGCTTACATTCCCGACGAAGTCTGCTTCGAACTCAAATCGTTGAAGATGTACCTGCAGGAATATCGGAATCATGGAGCGTTTTATGAAAGCGTCACCAACAAAATTCTGGACGATTTAGTCGCAGTGACCCAGCCAAGATCGATGGAAATCCGAGCCGAGTTCACACCTCGTGGCGGAATCCGGACGAATGTGATCGTCAGCTATCCGGACGAAAACTGGGACGAATAATTTTTTTAAGATAACCAGAGCGAATGGATTCTCTCTCGTGCGATATCTGCTCAACATTCTGTATCTCTCATTGCTGACTCTGGCGTTTCCATATCTGGTTTATCGACGATTGAAAACGGGTCGATACCGCGAGGGGTTTCGAGAAAAGTTCCTTGGACAGATTCCTCGTCGAGATAGTCATGCAGAGTGCGTCTGGTTTCATGCGGTCAGTGTCGGGGAAGTGCTGCAGATTGAGCCGGTCGTGAATTCCTGGAAAGAGCGGCACCCCGACTGGGAAGTCGCGATCAGTATTACGACGCAAACCGGAATGCAGGTTGCTCGGAAGACTTATCCCGACTGCCGACTGTTTTATTGCCCACTCGATTTTTCCTGGGCCGTCCGAAATGTGATTCAGCGATTGAAGCCCAGTTGTCTGGGGTTGGTCGAACTTGAGTTGTGGCCGAATCTGATTCTGGAAACTCATCGGGCTAATATTCCGGTCACTTTAATCAATGGTCGCTTGAGTGCCAACAGCTTCAAAGGCTACCGCAGATTTCGCTCATTGATCCGTCCTCTGCTCCAGCGATTCTCGTTAATCGTTGCCCAGAATTCAGAGTATGCAGACCGTTTTCTCGCACTGGGAGCAAATGCGAGTCGGCTCGAAACTGCTGGGTCGATCAAGTTCGATCGATTGATGACGGATCGTAATCATCTTCGTGTTCAGGAACTTCGGAACGCATTTGCAATTTCGCCGGACGCTCCCGTCATGATGGCGGGCAGCACAGGGGAGCCGGAAGAGTCTCTGATTCTCTCTGCGTGGAAAACACTTCGAAGCGAATTTCCAGACTTACAACTCATCATCGCTCCCAGACATCAGGAACGCTTTGACGAAGTTTCTCAGTTGATCCAGGAGTCGGGATCTCAAGTTTTACGCCGTTCACTGGTCAATTCTGGAGAACAGTCAGGGCGTGATGCCGATTCTTCAACCGTTCGATTGCTCGATACACTCGGCGAACTTTCCGCCTGTTGGGGTCTGGCAGAGATTGCTTTTGTCGGCGGGAGTTTTAATCAGCGGGGCGGTCAGAACATGATGGAGCCTGCAGGATATGGAGCCGCAATTGTGCTGGGGCCGAATACCTGGAACTTTATCGAAGTTGTCGAGGAACTCGAACGTCGCAAAGCTTGCATGGTCATCCCTACAGGTGATGAGCTGGCCGATTGTATTTCGGTACTGTTGCACCAGCCCGAAAACGCAGAGTTGATCGGCAATGCCGCCCGGAAATATGTACTCTCCCAGCAGGGTGCAACCCGGAAAACGATGGAATGGATCGAACAAACGCTGGAAATCCCGTTCAAAAGAATTCAAAAATCTGCTGCTTGAGTGAGTAAATTGAGGGGGAGATTGACTTTCCGTCCCCGCTCGACCTGCTAAAATGGCGAGTTGGAAATCTGGAGTCCAGTCGCATTCTTGACGATGTGTCATGAGTATTCACAGCTCCAATCAATACTGTGTTGAACAATCGATTCGATTTTCACGCAGTTTCATTTGCTCAAACGCAGAGTTTGTATCGAGGAATCAGAATGTCGAATTATATTTTCACGAGTGAATCTGTCAGTATGGGGCACCCGGACAAAGTTTCCGATCAGGTCTCCGATGGCATACTTGATGCCTTGCTGGCTCAGGATCCACTCTCCCGCGTCGCCTGCGAAACACTCTGCACAACAGACTTCGTTTGCTTGGCTGGTGAAATCACTTCTAATGCCAAAGTCGATTACGCAGCCATCGCCCGTAAAGTGATCGATGAGATTGGTTACAACAGCGACGATCTGGGCTTCAACGCAAAGACCTGCGAAATTGATGTTCGTCTGCATTCTCAGTCGAGCGATATCGCCATGGGAGTCGATCGCGACGGAGCCGGTGATCAGGGATTGATGTTTGGCTATGCCTGCCATCAAACCGAAGAATTCATGCCGGTCCCAATTGCATTATCGCATCGAATTTTGAATCGTTTGACGGAAGCTCGTCAAAAAGGGGAAGTGAACTGGTTGCGTCCCGACAGCAAAAGTCAGGTGAGTGTCGAGTTCGAAGGTTCCCGTCCGGTTGGAGTTTCTGCGGTTGTTATTTCGACTCAACATGCCGAAAGCGTGTCACAAAAAGAGATCAGCGATTTCGCGATTGAGCAGATTATTAAAGACGTTGTCCCTGCAGAATTCCTCAGCGACAAAACCAAATATCATATCAATCCGACTGGGCAGTTTATCATCGGTGGCCCGCACGGCGATTGTGGTTTGACCGGACGAAAAATCATCGTCGATACCTACGGCGGCTGGGGACGACATGGCGGCGGAGCCTTCAGTGGAAAAGACTCTACTAAAGTGGACCGATCTGCAGCTTACATGGCACGCTATGTCGCTAAGAACATCGTCGCAGCTGGGCTGGCAACCGAATGTGAAGTTCAACTGGCCTATGCGATTGGTGTCGCTGAGCCTGTGAGTGTGCGAGTCGATACCTTCGGTTCTGCCGAAGTCGACGAGTCAAAAATCGAAGCCGCTGTCCGTGAGATTTTCCCACTGACTCCCAAAGGCATCATCGAAACTCTCGACCTGCGACGCCCGATCTTCCAGAAAACAGCCTGGGGTGGACACTTCGGTCGTAATGATCCTGATTTCACCTGGGAATCAACAAACAAAGCGTCTGCACTGCGTGAAGCGGTCGGCCTGGGAAGTGAAGTTCCTCAGACAGAGTTTGTGATGAGCTAAATGTCGTTTGACGTGTGCCACTGCTGGCTAGTCCAGCAGTGATACATTCAACTTTGAATATCAAAATTGGGCGACGTTTTAAGCTAGACTGAACTCTAAAAAGTTGATGTTAAATAAAATTCGGCGTACGAAGGAGTGTCGCCATGACATGGAGTCAGCGTTGCGAGCAGTGGGCACGGGAGATTCGTGAATCTCAGGATCTCCAGGCGAGTTGGGCGATCGGAGTGACCTGGATCACTCTCGGTCTGCTGATGCTTTCGGCTCGGGTTCTCAGCGGATTCCATCCAGAAGCCGATCTCATTCGGCAGCTTGGTTTGAGCATCGCGCTGCTCGGTCTCGGTGTGATGTCGATTGGATATGTGCTGCGGAATCGTCTGCTGGCCAATTCTGAACGCGATCAGGTGCTGTGCATTGCCGGATTGATAAGCTGCGGAATTTTCTGTGGCTTAATCTCCAGCTTTCCAGCGAGCAGTGTCTGGGCATTCTGCCTGATGACCTTAATTACCGTCGGATCAACGCTTTTGATAGGTTCTCGTCTATTAAGTTTCTTTGCGACAGATTCCTCGGCTGAGATCGCCTCTGCTCCAGAAATTCACCCTGCTTCACAAACGAAGAAGACGGAATCGGTTGTTGAGGACGAGCAGGTTATCCAGTGGCTTTCCCGCAAACGACAATCAGACGGCTCGGAAGTTCTTGAAGGAATGCTCCGACTGGAAATGGCAGCCGGGCAGAAACAGATGTCTGCTCATGCTGTGTTTACGCCCTCACTATCCAGTCATCCGGAAATTGAATGCGAACCACTCGGCGATGCCGATGTCGAAGCGTCGATCGGCGAAGTGTATCCACATGGATTCCGTGTCGATGTCCGACGCAATACGAATGCAGACAAACCCCTTGCCGTGGAAATCGGCTTTCAGGCGGTTGCCGCTGCGAACAGCAAACATGCTGCGTAAAACTTAGAACCGTTAATTAAACCAGATTGTTATACGAAACCAGACGTCATAAATCTGTGAAAAATTAAAACCACAGAGACACAGAGGTCACAGAGAAATTTAGTTGTGCAAATCTGGAGTGACAAAAATATTGGAAATTTGGTTAAGCTTAGATTTATAAAAACTCTCCGTGTTATCTGTGTCTCTGTGGTTCAGTAATTCAATTTCACTATTGAGAAATTGAATTATTTGATTTCTGTTCTTGATCAATTTATCCATAGTAATTCTGATAGGAAAAATTGGTTTCACATATCGAAAGTCGGTTTTGATAGACGTTCTTAATATTTCTTCTGGAAACTCGGTTTACGCCAGGTGCGGCCTTCTCGTGTGAGTAACCGATCCGCTTCGTCAGGCCCCCAACTGCCGGCCTGGTAGAATTCGGGATCTTTTGTGCGGTTCTCCCAATGGTCGAGGACTGGAGTCACAAATCGCCAGGCCGCTTCGAGTTCATCGCTGCGGGTGAAGAGGGTCGAGTCGCCCCGCATCACATCGAGCAGGAGTCGTTCGTAGGCTTCGGGCATATCGATTTGAAATGCATCGTTATAGGCAAAGTCCATTGTGACCGGATGGATCTGATACTGCATGCCTGGACGTTTGGTTGAGCATTGCAGCATGATGCCTTCGTAAGGCTGAATGCGGAACACCAAGGTATTCTGCTGAGCCTCAACCATTTCGCACATGTCGCCATCGCACTCAACGGTTGAGAACAGATTCAGCGGTGGCAGCTTGAATTTGATCGCGATTTCAGTTCCACGAGCGGGCAGGCGTTTCCCGGTTCGCATGTAGAAAGGCACGCCTTCCCAGCGCCAGTTGTCGATCCGGGCTTCCATCGCGACGTATGTTTCCCGACGGGAAATTTCCGGGATCCGTTCTTCATGGCGGTATCCTTTGAGGACCTGCCCATCTTTCTCGGCAGCCGTGTATTGACCGGGGATCGCCCAGTTATCGATGTTATCAGGATCTCCGGGGCGGAGTGCCTGAAGGACTTTCAGTTTTTCATCGCGAATATTTTCACCACGGAATAACGAGGGAGGTTCCATCGCGATCAAGCAAAGTAATTGCAAGACGTGGTTCTGCAGAACATCCCGCAGTGCTCCCGATTGATCGTAATAGCCGCCACGTCCACGCTCCATCCCCTGCGATTCGGCCACGGTAATTTGTACATTGTCGACATGATTTCTATTGAGCAGAGGCTCAAATATCGAGTTTCCAAAGCGGAACAGCAAGATGTTCTGTACGGTTTCTTTACCGAGATAATGATCGATACGATAAATCTGCTTCTCAGCCAGCAATTTGCTGAGATTGGCGCTGAGTTCCTGTGAGGATTTCAGGTCGTGACCGAACGGTTTTTCGACAACAACGCGTAACCAGTTCGGGGCATCTGGGGCAGGAATCATTCCCGCTTTTGAAAGGGCCTCGACAGAAGGCTGAAACAGTTGAGGAGCGGTCGCCAGATAGACGATTCGTTGTCCGCCCAAACCATTTTCTTCTTCCAGTTTCTCCAGCGAAACTTTCAGAGCATCAAACTGCTCCGGTTTTTCCAGATCGACTTCCCGGTAATGTAAAGACTGGGAAAAGAGATCCCAGTTTTCCTGAGTGACTTCCCCGGTACGTGACGATGTTTTGACGGCTTCTAACATTTCGCCGCGATACGATTCGTCCGTCTTTTCTCTTCGAGCCACTCCTACAATTTGAGTGCTTTTGGGGAGATATCCTGTTTTCCAAAGCGTGTATAACGCAGGAACCAGTTTGCGAGCCGTCAGGTCGCCCGAGGCTCCGAAAATGAGGATGGTGGCTGGCTTCGCTAAAGCCTCTGTCGGTGTAGATGCGGAAAATTGCATGATGTATTGCCTGGCGAAATCGTTGTCGCTTATGAAAGTTTTCACAAGTTTAGTAGTCAGAGTCGAGCGGCCCAGTGCGGCCAGCTGAATCCATCATATGGAATCCAGCGAACCACATTTGCAGCTTAACGCTTTTGAGCGACAATGTCAGCAATCCGACAACATCAATTCCAACGAGTAATTTCGTTGAACGCCTGAGTGATCTGACTTCGGAGCATCCGCTGTTCGAGTTCAGGAGCCACCGAGACCACTTTTCGCAGCAGAGCAAGTGCTTCTCCTGGATAACCGGCTTTGAGCGAAATTAAAGCCAGGTCACGCCGGGAAGCGTACTGGGAAGGATTGAGCAGCAGGAGACGATTTTGCACGCGCAGGGCATGCTCCCACTTCTGTTGTTCGATATAGAGTACTTTCAGGTTGTTGAGCATGCGTGTGACAATAGTGCGATGACCGACAGATTTTAGACCGGATTTGGCGTCGCTACGAGAAACATCGGCAATCGTCTGCACCCAGTCGACACATTCGTCGTATTGCATGTAACGACCTGGGGTATAGGCATCGAGAAAGACCGGGCCTTCGATGGTTTCGAGTCGTGTCAGAAAATGAGCCGGTGCAGCGACACCTTCCAAATCGATGCCTGCGCGTTTTGCCACAGCCATATATAGGATGGACAGACTGATCGGGATGCCACGGCCGGTTTTGATCACACTATTCATAAAGCTGCCATCGGCGGCCTGAAAAGCGGCGTTATCGCCGCGTAATCCGTGCCTTGTCCCGATTGTCTCTGCAAGAAACTCGATCTGCGAATACGGTTTCTGGAAGGAAGATGTTTGCTGACGAATTTCGTCTGCCCGTTCATCGATCCAGACGAGGGAGTGGTCGAAGTCGAGATCGGGATAATAGTCGCGAGCCAATTCGAGAGCCGCGACAGACAGATCGATCTCTTCGTAACGATCACAGAGTTTCAAAAACTCGGTGTCTTCAACAAATTCCTGGCGTATTTCTTGTAGATTCATCGGTCCAACCGGAAATTTCAATCCTTGAATAGTCTTGCCACGTGCTTCCTGAATAACGTTCTAGGTCACTTCAGGGGGTGACATCCATTAATCGCATCCTACCCGGACTGGCACGAGAAGACAATCGGAATTTGGAGAGTGTAAATCATTCTCAAATGTGAGTCAGAAATCGCTGTTGCTAAACCACTTTACGAATTAGAAATGTTGCAGAGAGATGTGCAAACGATGTTCTGTTTTAGCAATGAACTGAGCAAAATCTCGAATATTCTTAAATATAATGTTCGTCACTGCTACAACTCAGTGGCTCCCAGTTTCACCGTCAATTCTTTCATTGCGTTTTTTCGACGAACGGTAATTTTGATTTCGTCCTCGGGCTGATTCGATTTCAAAGCCGCGACAAGGTCTCTGAAGTTTTTTACGTTCTTGCCATCGCACTTTGTAATAATGTCTCCCGGTTTGACTCCCGCATCTTCGGCTGGGCCATTCGGACTGACTTCTGTGATGATACAACCATTACCGGTGGCATCGCGACCGCGAATTCCCAGATAAGCCTTTCGTGGAGGAGCGGGTTTGGAATTGTTATCGGAGTCTTCATCGTGTGTGTCACCTTCGTTCAACTCTTCCCAGTCTTTTAAGTAGACTTGAACGGGGACGTGATAATTGATGCTGTTACTGACACCGATACGACTGTGAATCCCGACCACGCGACCATTCAAATCGAAGAGTGGTCCACCGGAATCTCCACCGACGAGTGAACAGTCTGTTTGAATTGTTCGGGGAGTGATTGAGAGAGTTCGACCGAGCCGAATGACAGGAAGTCGACTTGTTTCGTATCCGTTGGGATGACCAATCGCAACGACCCAGCGTCCCGGTTTTGCGAATTCATTGGTCGCCATCGGAATGAATTTGTAGGGGCCCTTGCCATCGAGTCGCACAATTGCAGCATCGGCTCGAACATCGAGACCAACAACAGTCGCGCGATGTCGGCGTCCATCTGTAAATACAATGACGACTGAGTTTCCAACTTCACCCACGACATGAGCGGCTGTCAGAATATGCCCCTCAGGGCTGATCACCACACCGCTTCCCTGACCGCCACCAACTTGAATATTAACAGTGGCAGCCTGATAGTCAGGGATTAATTCGATGGTCGCTTCTTCGAGAAGTTTTAAATCCTGGGGAGAGAGTGGCAAATCATCAAATGGGATCCGATCTATTTCAGGATCGAGTTGTTTGAGGGCCTGTTTCGGAATTTGATCTGCAACAAGATCATTCTCGGCAACATTTGCATCGGTCGCAATCTTCAGAGCGGTGCGGCTTGTGCCAAGAGATTTGCTACCCAGGTCTGAAACTCCCTGAGCCAGACTCGATGAAATCTCAACGACCAGCAGGGATGAAAACACGATCAATAAACATCCAGCCTTTACTGTTCCATTGCAGATCTTTTTCATAGATTTATTTCTCTCGATGTTTTGTTATGTTGTGAACGCAATGGCACCCGCATCATGATATCTGAATTTTTAAAAGCGGCGAGTGAATAATCATTCTATTGCAACGCAAATTCTGCTGAAAATCAAATGGAATCTTATCGACAATGAAAATTCTCCCCACCTCCATCGCTGATTGCTCGATTGTGGAACTCGATGTATTCGGCGATTCCCGAGGTTTCTTTATGGAAATGTATCGTCAATCCAGGTATACCGAATTCGGTATCGATGCGAACTTTGTTCAGGATAATTATTCCCGTTCACGGCTGGGAACTTTACGTGGGTTGCACTATCAATTGAAAAACCCACAGGGGAAACTTGTGCAAGTTCTGCAGGGGGAAGTGTACGATGTGGCAGTCGATTTGCGGGAAGATTCTCCAACGTTCCGGCAATGGACGGGCGTTCGATTGAACGCACAGACTCCTCAGCAGCTTTACGTGCCCCCCGGCTGTGCTCATGGGTTTTATGTTCTGAGTGACTCTGTCGATTTTCTCTACAAATGCACCGCTGACTACGATGCTGCCGACGAACATGTCCTGATGTGGAACGATCCACAAATTGGGATAGAATGGCCTATGACAGGAGATCCGATCCTTTCGGAAAAGGATAAAAAAGGTTTACCTTTTACTGAATGCGCGACTTACCCCGCAGTTTGATCGGCTGCTCGCTCGAATAGTTCCTGCGTCTCGAACATCGGCAAGCCGACGACATTTGATAAGCTGCCTGAAATTTGTGAGACAAATAAATTGCCCAGCCCCTGAATGGCGTACCCTCCCGCTTTGCCACGTGGTTCGTCGGTCTGCAGATACCAGTCTACTAAGGCTGAGGAGGCCTGCTGCATCTGCACAGTAGTCGTCACTAGTGTCTCGAAATTTTTCTGATTTCGATTGCGTATCGTGACAGCTGAAATCGCCTGATGGGATTTGCCGAGATAATAATTTCCAAACCAGAATTTGACGGTAGCAGCATAATCCATTTCTGGAGGCTGCCCGAGTACGAGATAATGATTATTCGTCGGCTCGACAACAATGACCGTATCAGCAGTCAGCAGGTAATCATACTTCTGACCCTTGCATTGCCGGGCAACGGTTTCATTTTTGAGACGTGAGATGCGTTGAATCTGCTGATGGATACCTTCGAGGGAATGGATTCTATCAAACGACAATTCTTCTGGATCATCGGGTGGTAGAATTTCGATCCTTGCTTCAGGATAGAGTCGTTCGAGCAGTTCCCGGCGTTGCGGTGAACGCGACCCGAGAATGATCGTCTTGCCTGATAGATCTGACATATTCATGATTATTCTAACGATCCTCTGAACACACAAGCTGGAAGCCTGTCTTTTAACACCCCTCAACCATTACCCTTCAACAGTACTGTAAAGTTACATCGTAACGTTTTATCTGATCTCGTTCGAATTCCGTATTGGAGATTCGCAGATTCATTTTATGATGCAGATCACATTCAAACCATCTGGTATTGCGGCCGCATACGAAATATCGACTGATCCTATTATTAACTCAGTAATTAGCACTGCTGGGCATGCCAGCAGTGGCACACAACGAGAAGCTTGAATTGGAACGATCTACTATGGAGCGAATTCGTTAATGCAATTTTCTGTATTGTATTTATTTGCGGAATGGATTGTCCGCATCCTGGTCATCCCAGTTATCGCCTACCGCTATCGCCCACCTTCGGCGTTGGCCTGGATTGCCGTGATTTCGTTTCAACCGATGATCGGCCTGGCCTTGTATATCATCTTCGGAGAAAACCGTCTCCCTCGTCGACGAATTGCCGAACACGCTCGGCGTCGTCGCGCGCTGCAACTGGATATGTGGCCGATGCTCCAAAAGTACTGCGTCGATCCTCAGTCTGGAATTGATGGGCAATCCAAACATCAGCTCTCAGTTCAACTGGGCGAGATGCCGGCTGTTGCCAACAATGACTTT from Rubinisphaera italica includes the following:
- a CDS encoding Maf family protein; the encoded protein is MSDLSGKTIILGSRSPQRRELLERLYPEARIEILPPDDPEELSFDRIHSLEGIHQQIQRISRLKNETVARQCKGQKYDYLLTADTVIVVEPTNNHYLVLGQPPEMDYAATVKFWFGNYYLGKSHQAISAVTIRNRNQKNFETLVTTTVQMQQASSALVDWYLQTDEPRGKAGGYAIQGLGNLFVSQISGSLSNVVGLPMFETQELFERAADQTAG